One stretch of Janibacter limosus DNA includes these proteins:
- a CDS encoding PadR family transcriptional regulator yields MDEELLAGHLQELRRGTVVLACLATLEGPRYGYALLETLDAAGFAVDGNTLYPLLRRLEKQGLLTSEWNTDEARPRKFYRTSPAGAELRAHLMTQWRSLNSAVEALNGDNS; encoded by the coding sequence ATGGACGAAGAGCTGCTCGCGGGACATCTCCAGGAGCTGAGGCGGGGGACGGTCGTCCTCGCGTGCCTGGCGACCCTCGAGGGGCCGCGCTACGGATACGCCCTCCTCGAGACGCTCGACGCGGCAGGCTTCGCCGTCGACGGCAACACCCTCTACCCGCTGCTGCGGCGCCTGGAGAAGCAGGGCCTGCTGACGAGCGAGTGGAACACCGACGAGGCCCGGCCGCGGAAGTTCTACCGCACCAGCCCGGCCGGCGCCGAGCTGCGCGCCCATCTGATGACCCAATGGAGATCGCTGAACTCGGCGGTCGAGGCACTGAACGGGGACAACTCATGA